The following is a genomic window from Malus sylvestris chromosome 12, drMalSylv7.2, whole genome shotgun sequence.
TGAGTTAGCTGTGTTTTGTTTGAAACAGCCAACCCTATATACAAATGCTCGTATGGTTGTCACATGGCACAAGTAACGAGTGCAGAATGTAGAATGTAGCATGCTAGAGTTGAGAGGTTAAGCCATTATTCTGTGCACTATGGTGTATGAGGGTGAGGTTGTACCATCCCTTCCGATCCCATTCCCGCCAACACCATCGTCCTCGCCGCCAGCCCCAGCTCCAAAGATACCGAAACTGGCGGTCACTAGGGGGAAATCTTCTAATGATCCCATCCCCCGGAGGCATAATTCAAGAAATTTGTTTATGCAGGATTCATTTAGTAAGACAGTAGCTTTGTACATTAAACTGAGCGCTGCATGTACAGGGCAAACTTTCATTCGCAAAAATTTAGTTGAGATTGGTCATCTTACAATAAAGGTGGGTCTGGACTGGACATTCTACCGACGGATAAAGGGCGTTAAAAACACAAGTTCAGTAGTAAATCTCCATCTTCCAAACTTGAGGTGGGTACAACTGTAGAAGCACCTTTAACTACCCAATTTAAAAGCATCCACAAAGAGGCCTAGGCAAACACCTGCTTTCCAGTAATTTACCATCATGACAAACGACTTGAGCCTCCCACTCGATTGAGAGGGGGGCTTTCTATACATTAGCATGCCAATACCTTCAATGGCAGCAACCACTATACCCGCAACCAAAACATCCCAATCCCCGGTCTGCCCCAGGATTGTAGCCAACGCATTTGCCGTGTAGAaacccaaaagaagaagaaatatttTCATGGGAAAATTTTTCCTGGCTAAATTCAGCTTCTCCAGTAGCTGTCTCCCACCTGCAGTCACTATCCGACCCAACCGGGTGGCATTGAGATTAGAGTTGTTGCCATTGATGCCCTCTTGCCCACCCTCATCGGGAATCCCACCTGTGTCCAAGGCAAAGGCTATTCTCCACTGTCGTCTTGTTGACTGAAAACTGCGTCAGCATAccaaaaataagcatgttaagaaGGGCATTAAcatattttttatgaaacaaGGCATCAGTATACAGCAAGCTTTTGGACCAGGAAACTTATAACTCCTAAATACAGTTCGCACAACTTTTATTTGATGTGGATATATAATGTTGACTGCCGACAAAAAGTTCCAAAATGACTGAAATCATTCTCTGTAAATCCCTCTCCCATTCCTTTAAGCCCCTAGTTCTTAGTGAAGGCAGGATCTTGGAATAAGTTCCTAATCTGCAGCAAATTTGGGCATAATTCCACATCATAATTTTCTACGACTCCGAAATAGGTAGGGTGGGGATACAGCAGATCAAAAAGAGGAAATCCAAGAAAGAATGCTAGAACAACAGAATCAGTCTATGCAACAAGGATGCATACAACTCACATTATTTATAAAGTGCTGCTAATTATTAAGGTATTCCTAGGAATAAGAGAAATCTTTAGTCATCCGTTCATATAAAGATATAATGCAGTTGACCTTATTCTGTAAACAACAAGAAAGCAGAAAATGCAAAAGTTCAGTCAGATATAGCATAGAACAATACAAATTTTGAATGACCCAAAAATATGTATACCTCCTTTGGGGGAATGGCAGAGACTTTATGCGAATCTTTGAAGTTTGGACCATGAAAAAAGTTGGTTCGCTGCAACAGTTGTGGATCATACAAGTTGCAAGAGCTACATGTGATCTTTCAGGAAATTGATTCTCCAGTGGTGGTGCGGTTCCTATTCGAGAGGCCAAGAACTAGAATAGAAGGATGGAAGGAAGAGAAAATGAAATTGTGAGTACACAACACAAGCCTTCAATTTGGACAGTGATGATGGTGACTCAAGGTTAAGGATTGTTACAGGGGCTCACGTGAGTTTGATTCTTGTATGGTTATGAACATAAATCCATTTTGGAGAATGAGGTGGAGCCTAATTGATTCCATGGCAAGGTTGATACTCATACTAGTGTGAGTGAGTCTTGGTATATTTGATAGAGTTGTTGGTATCAATCATCCATAACcaaatgaaatgaagaaaagaaagcaaATTGCACATGAATTTATTTAGGAAGCAGAGAAAATGAACAAAATACATAATGATCTGACCTCCCAGAAACCCCTTCTTTTGCGAGAATACAATTAACAATCACAAACAAGGCAGACAGATGATGATAAGAAAGAagcccaaagaaaaaaaaaaggaaaatacttGGAGCCAATTACTACTAGGGACAGGAGTCAGGACCCTTGGGCATGAACAGAAGAATCAACAAGCCGTTGACCCAGCCATAAGGAaacatttataataaaaattataaaattacaaGAGATAAAGATAAAGAAGATTACATTACTCGCCATTGAACTTTGAAGAGAACAAGTGCCAGTAGTCGGAAGACAGCGGCGGTGGCAAGGCTTCGTCTCAGCAGCGGCAATTATCAAACCGGAGCATGAattcagcagcagcagcagcgtaACTCTGGGTTTTACTTTTTGGAACAATCCATTCACTTTTTAACATTTTGTTTATGGAAATATACATCCCTGAAAAGAAAGACGAATGTcatttactaaaatgccctccACTCTATGACTCGGTCATTGGTGTGTGTCTTATCTTGTGTTTCTGTTTCTGAATCTCAGCTGTGCAGAGTGAAGAAGACCCAGCAAA
Proteins encoded in this region:
- the LOC126592709 gene encoding ycf20-like protein isoform X1; amino-acid sequence: MASNFLASRIGTAPPLENQFPERSHVALATCMIHNCCSEPTFFMVQTSKIRIKSLPFPQRSFQSTRRQWRIAFALDTGGIPDEGGQEGINGNNSNLNATRLGRIVTAGGRQLLEKLNLARKNFPMKIFLLLLGFYTANALATILGQTGDWDVLVAGIVVAAIEGIGMLMYRKPPSQSSGRLKSFVMMVNYWKAGVCLGLFVDAFKLGS
- the LOC126592709 gene encoding ycf20-like protein isoform X2 → MIHNCCSEPTFFMVQTSKIRIKSLPFPQRSFQSTRRQWRIAFALDTGGIPDEGGQEGINGNNSNLNATRLGRIVTAGGRQLLEKLNLARKNFPMKIFLLLLGFYTANALATILGQTGDWDVLVAGIVVAAIEGIGMLMYRKPPSQSSGRLKSFVMMVNYWKAGVCLGLFVDAFKLGS